A single window of Terriglobia bacterium DNA harbors:
- a CDS encoding glycosyltransferase family 2 protein, with protein sequence MAQESANAGRTELVSVIIPAYNAQRFLPMTLSSARAQTYGNIEIIVVDDGSTDATPEIAEAVAHVDKRVRVVHQRNAGVAAARNRGIAEARGDYVAPLDADDIWHPRNLDLQMDALRAAGPETALSYAWFVSIDQYGRFLGLCRSHRLRLSREVVFGLMAGNFIGNGSSTVMRRSMVEAAGSYDPSLRARGAEGCEDHGLHLALAERWNFAVVPQYLVAYRRHAAAMSRDSGQMVRSGAIVLAELRRRRTDLRGYRLGQCQAVYHREILAAAVRNQDWSKLPGLTSCAAREGGAWCLLALIGRQLPMRVAEHFLHKLRRRRPSKQASHPFLDVFWPIESSIATPLPETHVGDTRPPAAAMPLKSIS encoded by the coding sequence ATGGCCCAAGAGAGCGCAAACGCAGGACGTACGGAACTGGTTTCCGTCATCATACCCGCCTATAACGCCCAGCGCTTCCTGCCCATGACATTGTCGTCAGCGCGGGCGCAGACTTACGGCAACATCGAGATCATCGTCGTTGATGACGGCTCGACCGACGCTACACCCGAAATCGCCGAAGCGGTGGCCCATGTTGACAAGAGGGTCCGTGTTGTTCATCAACGAAATGCCGGAGTGGCTGCGGCACGCAATCGGGGTATCGCCGAGGCGCGCGGTGACTACGTTGCGCCGCTCGACGCCGACGATATTTGGCATCCCCGGAACCTCGACCTGCAAATGGACGCTTTGAGGGCGGCGGGGCCCGAGACAGCCCTTTCATACGCGTGGTTTGTGTCCATCGATCAGTATGGCCGTTTTCTGGGCCTTTGCCGTTCCCACCGGCTGCGCTTGAGCCGGGAAGTCGTTTTCGGCTTGATGGCCGGCAACTTCATTGGTAACGGGAGCAGCACCGTGATGAGGCGCAGCATGGTTGAAGCTGCCGGCAGCTACGATCCGAGCTTGCGCGCACGGGGTGCGGAAGGGTGTGAAGACCATGGTCTTCACCTGGCGCTGGCTGAACGCTGGAACTTTGCCGTCGTGCCGCAGTACCTGGTCGCTTACCGACGTCACGCCGCGGCCATGTCCCGGGATTCCGGGCAGATGGTGCGTTCGGGAGCCATCGTCCTTGCAGAATTGCGGCGTCGCCGAACTGATCTTCGTGGGTACCGGCTGGGTCAATGCCAGGCCGTCTATCATCGGGAAATCCTTGCGGCGGCGGTCCGCAATCAAGATTGGAGCAAATTGCCCGGCCTCACTTCCTGCGCGGCTCGAGAGGGCGGGGCCTGGTGTCTGCTCGCCCTGATCGGTCGCCAGTTACCGATGAGGGTCGCCGAGCATTTCTTGCACAAGTTACGCCGGCGCAGACCGTCAAAACAGGCCAGCCATCCATTTTTGGACGTTTTCTGGCCGATAGAGAGTTCCATAGCGACACCGCTGCCGGAGACCCATGTGGGAGATACCCGGCCGCCCGCCGCGGCAATGCCGCTGAAGTCCATCAGTTAG